The window CGCGGGCTTCCGGATGGTTCCGCTGATCGAGGCCTCCCGGGACGCCGACTGGCCCTGGGCGGCCTGAGAGACCGTGGCCCGCACCGCGTGGGGAGTGCGGGCCACGGTCCTCTTGTGTGCGGCTACTGCTGACATCTAACATTTCAGTCCATGGAGGCCATCCGACCCGTGCCCCGGACCCTGCTCAGGGACCGGGCGTACGCGGCGATCCGGGACGCCATCGTGGCCGGGGAGATCGAACCCGGGGCGGTGGTGCGGGACGCCGAGCTCGCGGAGCGGCTCGGGCTGTCCCGGGCGCCGGTGCGGGACGCGTTCTCCCGGCTGGTGGACGAGGGGCTGCTGGAGAGCAAGCCGCAGAGCTACACCCGGGTGACTCCGCTCGTGGCCTCCGAGGTGCGGGACGCCGCCGCCGTGGTCGGTGCCATGCACGAGCTGGTGACGCGGGTCGCCGTGCCCCGGCTGAAGGCCGCGGACATCGAGGCGATGCGGGCCGCCAACGAGCGGTTCGCCGCCGCCGTCGGCAGCGGAGACGTGGACGCGGCCCTGCGTGCCGACGACGCGCTGCACGAGGTCCTCGTCCGGGTGAGCGGAAACCGCGCCGCCGCGGCGACCGCCGCCCGCTACACCCCGCTCATCCGCCGCCTGGAGCGACGACGCTTCGGGCAGGGCGGCAGCTGCCGTTCCACCGGGCTGCACGAGCGGCTGATCGAGGCCTGCGCGGCCGGTGACGTGGCCGAGGCGGTCCGCGTCACGGCGGAGATCTGGCGGGGGCTCGAAGCACTCGCCGACTGACCGACCCCCGAACCCGGGAGGACCCATGCCCCTTTCCTCGTACGAGCGTTACCCGCTGCTCTTCGGGCCCTCGCCCGTCCACCGTCTGCAGCGGCTGACCGAGCATCTCGGCGGCGCCTCCCTCTGGGCCAAGCGCGAGGACTGCAACTCCGGCATCGCGTACGGCGGGAACAAGACCCGCAAGCTGGAGTACCTGGTCGCCGACGCGCTCGCCCAGGGCTGCGACACGCTCGTGTCGATCGGCGGGGTGCAGTCCAACCACACCCGCCAGGTCGCGGCCGTCGCCGCCCGGGCCGGGCTCAAGTGCGTGCTCGTGCAGGAGAGCTGGGTGGACTGGCCCGACGCCGTGTACGACAAGGTCGGCAACATCCTGATCAGCCGGCTCGCCGGGGCCGATGTGCGGCTGGTGAAGGCCGGGTTCGGCATCGGGTTCAAGGAGAGCTGGGAGCAGGCGCTCAGGGAGGTCGAGGAGGGCGGCGGGAAGCCGTACGCCATTCCGGCCGGTGCCTCCGACCATCCGCTCGGCGGCCTCGGCTTCGCCGCCTGGGCCCATGAAGTGGTGCGGCAGGAGCGGGAGCTGGGCGTCTTCTTCGACACCGTCGTCGTGTGCTCGGTGACCGGGTCGACGCAGGCCGGCATGGTCGCCGGGTTCGCCGCGCTGGAGGAGGCGGGCGGGCGGCCCCGGCGCGTGCTCGGCATCGACGCCTCGGCCAAGCCGGCCGCCACCCGCACGCAGATCGCCCGGATCGCTCACAAGACCGGGCAGCTCATCGGCCTCAAGCGTGAGCTGACCGAGTCCGACGTCGAACTCGACGAGCGGTACCACGCGGGCATCTACGGCATCCCCGACGAGACCACCCTGGCGGCGATGCGCCTGGCGGCCCGCACGGAGGGCATGGTCACCGACCCCGTCTATGAGGGGAAGTCCATGGCCGGGATGATCGACCTGGTCTCGAACGGAGAGATCGGCCGCGACTCCACGGCCCTCTACGCCCATCTCGGCGGGCAGCCGGCGCTGAACGCCTACAGCGCGCTGTTCTGACGGCTTCTCGGGAATCAACCCGCCGGGGCCCGGGTTGTCTGCGGATACCCGAGATCACGGAGGATCCCCATGCCCGAGGAATCAGCCGTCCGAGAGCTGCGACTCGTCGTGACCGCCGACGACTACGACGCCGCGTTGCACTTCTACCGGGACGTGCTCGGCCTGAGCGAGCAGGCCGCCTTCGCCTCGGAAGGCGGGCGGGTCACGATCCTCGACGCCGGGCGGGCCACGCTGGAGCTGACCGATCCGAACCACGCGGCGTTCATCGACGACGTGGAGGTGGGGCGGCGGGTGGCCGGTCATGTCCGGGTCGCCTTCCAGGTGGACGACTCCGTCGCCGTCACGGCGAAGCTCGCCGCCGCCGGGGCTGCGGTCGTCGCCGAGCCGACGCGCACCCCCTGGAACTCCCTGAACTCCCGGCTGGAGGCCCCCGGCGCCCTGCAGCTGACGCTGTTCACCGAGCTCGGCGACTGAGCGGCCCGTCCCGCTGCCCTGCCGGGCCGCGTCCGGCGCCGGATAAAGTGCTCAGCGTGTGGACCGACAATCAGCGGGTGGAGCCGGGTGACGAGCGGCCCGACGGTGCCCGGCGCCGGGCCACGATCCATGACGTCGCGCGGCTGGCCGGGGTGTCACGCCAGACGGTCTCCCGGGCGGTCAACGACAAGGGCGAGATCGACCCGGGCACCAAGGAGCGGGTGCTGGAGGCGGCGCGGCTCCTGGACTACCGGCCCAGCCGGTTCGCGCGCGGACTCGTGCAGAAGGGCGCGGTGACGGCGGGGCTGGTCATCCCGGACCTGCGCAACCCCTTCTTCCCCGAGGTGGCCGCCGGTGTGCTGGAGGCGGCCGAGCAACGCGGCTGGCAGGTCGTCGTATGGGACTCCCGTATCGACGACGCCAGGGAGCGGCAGGCGCTCGACGTGCTCTCCCACCAGGCGGACGCGGTCGTGGGCTACTTCAAGGACTCGGACGAGGTGCTCACCCGGCACCTCGGGGGCGTGCCGCTGGTGCTGCTGGAGCGCGGCCCGCAGCAGACCCGGTTCGCGGCCGTCGGCATCGACGCCTCCGCCGGTGTCGAGCAGGGCATCGCCCACCTGGTGCAGTCCGGGCACCGTCGGATCGGCATGCTGGACGGCGAGCATGGACCCGGGGCCCGGAGGAAGGCCTTCCTCGAGCAGGTACGGCGGCACGGTCTGCCCGTCGACGAGAGCTGGATCGTGCTGTGCCCCGAGCACAGCGTGGCCGGGGGCGAGTCCGGCATGGAGCGGCTGCTGGACGCGCGGCCGGAGATCACCGCGGTCTTCGGCTTCAACGACCTGATCGCGGTCGGGGCGATGCGCACCGCCCGGCGCCGTGGCCGCAGGGTGCCGGACGATCTGGCCGTGCTGGGCTTCGACGGTCTCTCCCTGGGCGAGCTGGTGGACCCCGCCCTGACCACGCTGCACATCGACAAGCGGCAGCTGGGACGGCTCGCCGTGGAGCAGATGGCCCGGCTGTGCGCCGGTGAGGAGCCGCTGCGGGGCGCGGACGCGTGGATCACCCCCGAGCTGGTCGTGCGCGAGTCCGCCTGACCTCCCGGGCCGTCGTGCCCGTCGCCAGATCGGCTGTGCCGTTCCCTTGACACCGGTTTTCGGGCGCCCCGATACTCAACGGCAACGCTCACGTGAACGTTCACGAACCCCCAGAAGTCCCCATCGCGGGACCGTCGGCCCGACTACCAGGCGCCCGC of the Streptomyces koelreuteriae genome contains:
- a CDS encoding 1-aminocyclopropane-1-carboxylate deaminase, whose product is MPLSSYERYPLLFGPSPVHRLQRLTEHLGGASLWAKREDCNSGIAYGGNKTRKLEYLVADALAQGCDTLVSIGGVQSNHTRQVAAVAARAGLKCVLVQESWVDWPDAVYDKVGNILISRLAGADVRLVKAGFGIGFKESWEQALREVEEGGGKPYAIPAGASDHPLGGLGFAAWAHEVVRQERELGVFFDTVVVCSVTGSTQAGMVAGFAALEEAGGRPRRVLGIDASAKPAATRTQIARIAHKTGQLIGLKRELTESDVELDERYHAGIYGIPDETTLAAMRLAARTEGMVTDPVYEGKSMAGMIDLVSNGEIGRDSTALYAHLGGQPALNAYSALF
- a CDS encoding GntR family transcriptional regulator, which codes for MEAIRPVPRTLLRDRAYAAIRDAIVAGEIEPGAVVRDAELAERLGLSRAPVRDAFSRLVDEGLLESKPQSYTRVTPLVASEVRDAAAVVGAMHELVTRVAVPRLKAADIEAMRAANERFAAAVGSGDVDAALRADDALHEVLVRVSGNRAAAATAARYTPLIRRLERRRFGQGGSCRSTGLHERLIEACAAGDVAEAVRVTAEIWRGLEALAD
- a CDS encoding LacI family DNA-binding transcriptional regulator: MWTDNQRVEPGDERPDGARRRATIHDVARLAGVSRQTVSRAVNDKGEIDPGTKERVLEAARLLDYRPSRFARGLVQKGAVTAGLVIPDLRNPFFPEVAAGVLEAAEQRGWQVVVWDSRIDDARERQALDVLSHQADAVVGYFKDSDEVLTRHLGGVPLVLLERGPQQTRFAAVGIDASAGVEQGIAHLVQSGHRRIGMLDGEHGPGARRKAFLEQVRRHGLPVDESWIVLCPEHSVAGGESGMERLLDARPEITAVFGFNDLIAVGAMRTARRRGRRVPDDLAVLGFDGLSLGELVDPALTTLHIDKRQLGRLAVEQMARLCAGEEPLRGADAWITPELVVRESA
- a CDS encoding VOC family protein — protein: MPEESAVRELRLVVTADDYDAALHFYRDVLGLSEQAAFASEGGRVTILDAGRATLELTDPNHAAFIDDVEVGRRVAGHVRVAFQVDDSVAVTAKLAAAGAAVVAEPTRTPWNSLNSRLEAPGALQLTLFTELGD